The window ATTTCTTTTAATGTATACTATAAAAGGTCTCTTCCTTTTATAAggtctgtattttgttttaagttattGGAAAGTGGTTTACACAATCTAGGCCTTTAGCTGTGCAGGATTTAAATGCTACTTTTGGCAATGAAGGGCAGCCCACAGTGTGGTGCTACTGCAGACGAGCAGATTTGAAGGCACAATTTGTCTCATGTTATTCTGataaatgtcaaataaaaaagtttcATATGAGCTGTGTTAAACTAAAAGTTGCTCCAAAGCGCAAGTGGTTCTGTAAAGATTGTAGAAAGGAAGAGGAATAATTGTTTAAGACAAAGAAAGCATGTTATGAAGGCAAAATTAGTGTTTTGTTTCAAGTctttgtacatttatttttcagcaaaattaaaTTTACCCTTTAGCAAAAAATCTCACTTTTACTGACTGCTACATGTGTATGTTAATTAGAGAGAAATCTAAGACATCTCAATCAGATTAAAGAAAGTGGTTCAGTATCTGTTGTCATACCTGGAATATTTAACAACTTGTTCATAACCTGAAGATGCACACAAACCATCCAAAAGACCACATCACTTTTCTGAGGGTTCACACCAGTATTAACTTTACAAACAACTAGTTTTCAGATTTAAAAAACTGAACAACTTTGTTTCTCAATTATCACCAAAGCTACTAATGTATATCATGCCTTTATATTTTGTTAGACAGAATCTTTTGTGCTTTGAAATGGTTTGTGCtattaagggcactggacattattggtgattactcaaaataattattgatttgttggcataaaaactaacttggcaacgagcaatggaacttcgacgaccaattgagttcaaattttcacagatttgaaatgttctgcatatgttgagatacaccaagtgagaagactggtctttgacaattaccaataagttATTTTGTCTTAAAATGCCCTATTGATTAGAGATCAATCAAGTATTTGTATCTgataatctgagaaacgattaaTGCGCTGTAATGATCATAAAAGGCTTATTGTTCTCACATATCAGAATATATTCATGATCTTTTACTAGAATGGAGCCTTTCAAAGACTTGTTTCATAATAACAAATACTTAATCTCATATTACAATACATGTAACCGAGTGagctttttacttttatttatagttatgAGTTTATTTAGACTATTGTTTCCTTTCAATTGGTTCGATATTTTGGCCCATTTCCTTAAATTTAGCACATGCCCATTCTTTAATCTGGAGGAATAACTGACATACAAGTATTGACAAGAGCACAATTTTGTCAAGAGTGGTTACATCATAGGTATTATCTTTTTTTAAGAGGGTAATAGGGATGGTCCCCTCCAACATAGTATATTTCTGCCTTACTACACCTATTACTCTCTCCACATGAATGCGAACAGAGGCAATCACTCTTGTTGTCTCCACCTCCATGGCACTTAGCTGTTGCTTACCTCTTGTGAATGATAGAATTTGTAATTTAACACCATATACACCAAATGTGTCCTGCATGTCAAACCCTCTATCGGCCAAGAAGGTGTCACCTTGCAATAATTTGTCACTTGTTCTGCCTCCCCAACCCTTAGAAATAAATGTAATTGTACCTTGGGGAAAAATACTTATCAAATACTTAACTGTATTGTGTGCTTTGTAATGTGAATATGTTTGTGATCGGGCAGAAAATGAAGAGGGTTTCtcaataaaaacttaaaaacaatcTATAACACCTGAACACTTTGGAAATTTTTCCTTAAAACATCTTGGCATTGTTTTTCTTAGTTCTTCTCTTGCTGGCCAGCGTACTGTCAATGGGACAAGCTGTGTGTACAGCAAATTTAACACATTTGTGAAAATACGAGATACAGTTGATACATGAATATCAAAAACAAATGCAATGTATTGAGTGTTCATATTAAACCGCAAACGCATTAATGTCATCAGTATAGCTGCTGAAAGTTAGATAAAGTCTTTGAAGTTCTCAAATGAACAGATATAAGAGCCAGTATTCCTGTGAGGACATGAAATGAACACAGACCAGTTACAGTTTTCACTTTTTCATCATTGTTCTGAAGAGAATCTTCATcaatggaaaggtttgcgatcTTGGTCTTGAGGAGAGCATTTTCTTTACGTAAAGCCTGACATTCATCATGTAGAGAAGTAATGTCAGCAAATCTAAGATCTGTTTGTACTTCCCATTGATTCGGTGTGCTGGAGCTAGATTTTTGTGTTGATGTTGCAGTACAGTTAGTAGATGTTGCCGGAGTCTCTGAGTATGACAAATTCACCAAGCCTTGTGCTGCTTCACATCTAGCACTGGCTTCTTTTCTCCTCTTTTTGGAGTCTGTCCTCCTCAAGTAAGTTTGATGTTGTCGTTTCTGGGGAGACGCAAACAGTTGAACACTGATGGTCTGTAGTCTGGTGACAACGGATCACTGCTTTTGGCTCCTAGAATAAGCACACAATAAAAAGAGGTTTATACAGGAAAAAGTATTGAGCGATTTATAATGTATTCAACAATGAGCATATATATTTTCATGGTATCTACacttttaccaaacaaattaaaaatccaGGTTTTAATaccttttttttccaaaatgaaaattgtctgttttttgttgaaCTCTCACATAAGATTGATGGGTGCAGAGTATTGTATTATTTACCATTAATTATTGCTATTACGATTTTCAAAGTGCAAGTCTTTCCCAGTGTTCTTCATCCATTTCCTCTCTCTTTCTTGAGCTTGCAAAAGAGTGCATACTTGTACATTACATTGCACAGAGAACGAGCACTTTTAAATGAGCAAAGAACTGGACCAAAATCAGGCATAATGATAACCTACTGCTCTACCCTCTAGTCATGCTATAGCTACAGAGTTATTGTTAATGTTAGCTTTCAGTTTTTGTGTGTTTCACATTCAGTAGGCCTAGTAAATAGTACTTCACTATGTATAATATTACTAATTAAATTAGTTATTATAATTGTAGTGTTCGTAAGAATAGGAAGGAACACAGTTTGTTCATAACCACAGGAATGTTATAGCACGTACTGGTACTgggtttgttatattttttataaagagcTGACTGAAAACTGTAGCGatgttttttttagtgttaTTGAAATTGACTGATGAGTACCAgcatagatagatagatagaagttaaattaaaacagtggggaaacaaaaatgtaattgttgAATAAAAGACCCGTTCGGTAATCTCTTTTCTGTCGTGGACTGGGTTTGTTTTCCGTTTTCATATTATATAACATCTTCACTGATAAAGATATGCCTTTTCATAGTAACTCTTGTTGTCATGATCGCAACCGAAGGATGTCACGGATGAAATGAAAAAGGAGGAAGGATATTTTACGTGAGCTTTAGCCTTAGATGAAATGATCACTGCATACACGACTGCCGTTTGTCGGCTGCCAACCCAACGGTTTCGGTCCACAACCTACTCCGTTCGGGATCACTGGGAAAACGATAATATGACTTGGGGTTTCTCCCCTGTCTATTCTGGCAGTCAGAAACAGCACACGAAGTCACTATTGTGAGATAGTAGTTAGTAGGATTTGTAGATTTAGGAGGCAGGATCGTCGCGTACGCGTTGCAGAGGCATATAAGCAGTGTATCTGTAGTGTGTGTAGGTCACAAAAAAGCGCCGGCTGGGGTCGGTCAACTTGTAATGTGAAACAAACTCGACACAATATTGCAACAATATTGATACATCGCACACACTGAAGAAAACATTCAATAAAAGTGATCACCCCGCTTGCTTGGCAACGGCAGTTGACTGACATAAAAGTATAGTAACCACTTTGATGAATCACGTTATCAGCTCTCTGATAGTTAGTCTCAATCGTAAATTACAGCCAATTTTACAAATATCGCCTATCGTTTTGCACGTAAAATTATGGTATTTTGCCTACCAGCATGTCAGCGAGTGAACTTGACACGCCGTttcgtgacgtcagtgcaaaACCTGAATATCTATGGTCGCAATTACCTAGAGCTGCCTCATgcctacgactgttgcatgtgtaacatcgcactgtgactgttgcatgaaaggcagacaaataggcagcgcctaacgacttgtcatcaagtctagcaggacagGGACTTGACGATGTCGCAGTCGCCTGGTATGTAAATGTACTCACTTATGAATATGTAACATTGTTACGTGAtacgttttgaccaatcaaacgcacccaaaaaGAAGACTAGTTCATTTGTCACTTGTGGGTTAAGTACTTAGTTgatgattgaaatacattttttaattattaaccaattaattattaaaaaagaaagcactaaatgttcatttgaatttaAGTAATACGTTGTAACATGCATTGGGGttggttttgtttgcaaaatttgagTTTTGGGAAGTGCAATAAAACGACTTATGACACCGACAACCCCTTGCCTGCTAATgagtttacccccccccccccacgtacGTGCCGCGTATAGACGCGTGCAACGTCTTCTactgtgatgtcacagagtATAATGAATATTTTACCGGCAGGGCAGCGCTTCCACCAGGCTCCCATTGCAGTTTTTGTACATCTCCTCATTTGGGGAGATTTTCCAATAACAACGTGCAGAGTAAGCAACGACTTCGTCAAGTCCCATcgcattctcgggaccacattttgacggcgagcgcgcactgtacagTACTGTATATGCTACgggttgtttcatagtaagttTAATTGAGGTAatagcttagggacctctcacacgagaatgggacttgaatcaagtctagccgTGTCCGAATGATTCGTTGTGGCCGCTGGCCGGCTGCTACCGCAGCTTTGGCAGCGACTAGCGGCCGTGGCAAAAACATTCGGACACGACTTCAAAATGGAGCGCACTGCCAGCGGCCGCAGCCACAGCCGAAGTCGAAACATTAGGACACGGCCTTATTATAGTATAGACTGGGCCATAGAgttatgtataagaactagagggcgcactggcctatatacgcgctccggcatgcgcgcaggcggccattttctaagttgacaaagctggcatctcacagcgtgtgttggTGCAGCCaatttgtaagttgaacaaacagcatcgcgtgagcgttcaataaaaaaaacctcaaacgtgtatttcatattcaacacgcgtgcagaatgacgcgcttgtcatcttgcggtcctgTAGTGTTTGTGCACGAAgtatcactcgtgcgccctctagttcttatatataactctatgatctgggcccggtgtggcggtctcgtagtctggttcccagacccaaaaatctcccaattaggctctgtcgaatttagggtccggtatcacccaaaatgaggaattcctcctttttcaaagttatccgaaatgttccgaacgtgttgtcgtcaacattcagACAGCATGTTGATGGACAGTATGGAAtcataatgtcagtcctgtcggccgtagatccaggagtttttatgacagctattgttatttaaagccaaTGCAGGcattgtgcctaaataaagcgtttgcaaagcgatgtgacaagttcaaaattagcccaccttgttgagctgttaatggctctgcttttaacatcggtctctcatcactgtcgccattacagcccaccttcgatacatgtctaaaaccgtgggtgatacctgacctaagatttttaacaagagacgtcaaggaatctttggtcaggggccCAGACTAGCGGTCTCGGAGCTCCAgattaccaaatacggtagTATTACGTCATGCCGTGCCTGCGCAcaccaagcgaaagtagtcgatTTTTGCACCGTGCTGACGCAGTAGACTTGttgacgacttgtccacaagtctactctcgtagctgtcatggcggcgcccatatCGTGTGGTGAACGAGTGGAGCGTATCATGCGACAGTATCGTGAAAAAAGTAATCACGTAATAAAGTATTTAAGGCGTGGGTGCAACGCAGAAGGTGTAATAATTCAGGAGGCCGGATGGCTGAAGATTGAACTTGAACATTCTTTTATTGCTGTAGCTCATTTACTAAGACCGTTAAGTGTGTATCGCCTGAAAACATGGCCGCCTGCATACAACATTTACTTGTTACACACGGCctcgtgagggcgctcttctaATAACAAGCCGTATTACAacatcttccttttttttttttttcctactactgtttgtttttgttatgggttttctttttgtaaaaacaaaaatcaacaaattttgtcaGAAACAGTAGTACCTGTTGGCGGCAACAACTAAGTAACATATTGTTCCAAGTATAGTGGAGGTTTGACCGTCCGGCCAGACCTAGTTGTGATGACATGCGGTGGTGTTTCCTGCACCGTGTCATTCAGATTGTGAGTCTGTTCTGAATCAGAGTCAATGTTCAGAGTTTGTTCTTGATCCTTGCGATATGAAGCTCTGATGTCTCGTCTGTTTCGTCGATACTGATGTCCATCAGCGGTTTGTACGATGTAGGATCGTGGTGTAGCAGCGTTTCTAGTGATCACAGCGGGTCTCCAGGTAGTTTCCTCGGGAACACTTACTGGAACTCCAGTGGCAAAGGGTTTAAGGGGTTTTGTGTTTCGATCGTAGTAGTGCTTTTGCATGGTTTGCTTGGCGTGAAGTTTCTGCGGAATATCTGTGAAGATTTCTGATTTCAACAGTTCTGCTGATGTCGGTAATCGCGTCCGTGTCCGACGTCCAAAGAACAATTGGGCAGGAGATGGGAGGCCATCTCGGGGTGTGTTGTGGTAATCGAGTAATGCCAAATGCGGATCCTGATTGTCAGCGATAGCTTTTTTTGAGTAGATTTGTGGCTATCTGAACAGCTTTTTCAGCTCTGCCGTTTGATTGGGGATAGCGCGGAGAGGAGGTTTGCGTGTGCAATATGGTAATCCTTGTGGTGTTTAGGCTTTAACCACTGAGACACTTAGACATGTTTGATTGGACTGGTTCATGATGATacgtttattattgttattggtcAGACATCTTGGATTGCAACTAATAGACTTAACAACtacagtcaatagagggcggtacaACAACTCTACATTACCCCCTTTTTttagataaaaaaaagaaaagaattttCTCTTTGCtgagatgttaaaaaaaattctcaaaagtCTCTttgagcacaaacaaaaatggttgattTGATGCATTCTTTAAATGTCTTTCCTTGAATGCCTCGCAAAATGTCCATTGCTTCAAGTTGCTAACATGATAATCACAACAGTATGAGTTTCTCatcaatttttcaaaaaagattaaatgtatttataaaacaagaAGATTTAAAGTGTCCTTTTAGTTTCAAAGTTctttgacaaacaaacaaacggttTGGTTTGTATAAGTCCTCTTGAATTCACCAGTCCAGATGTTTTTCATCAGAAAATCTGTAAAACGCTTGAGTgaaatgaactttttttttttttttttttttccacaacaaaaatgtgttgtgttttccataactttgaaaaactggtgaatttgagttgttttttttccacaactTATTTAACATAGTCTTTGAATCTGACTGGAGTCTTATGGACTCTAGTAGATCGACGGAGACAAGATTCCATTGAGCTTGGGCTCTGTGGTGTAGTCGGAGGTAGATCAGCATCAAGTGTTGGCAAGGTAGTGTCCTGGGTAGGTGGTGGTTCTGCGATGAGAGGTTGGTTGTCGATGTGCTCTTCGTAGTCTTCTGACGAAGAGTGGTGGTCTGGGGGAGGGGTTGGGATCCTTTTGAAGTGAGAAATGTTTCGCTTTGTGATCTTCTCGCCTCGTCTGGCTACAATCATGTTTCCTCTTCTCGTCATCACTTCAAACGGTTGGGGGTTGAATGGGggagtgtgttttgttttctttggctGACGCACAAGAACGGTGTCCCCTTCTTTGAGGTTGCTCGGCTTAGCATGAAGAAGATTATCTGTGTATTCCTTCATCTGTGACTTCTGTTGTGCATCACGTTCTCTGAGAAAGGCGTCATGTTTGTGAGATTGCATTGGAGTCTGCAATTCGGGTAGCTCACATTTCAGCTTTCTGGAGTTTAGAGCTTCACTTGGAGATACATTTGTCGTAGAGTGTGGAGTTGCTCTGTATTGACAGAGAAATTTGTACAGTTGTTGCTTCCAGCTTACTCCTTCTGACTCGGCTGTGCGTATGACTTTTCCAAGCGTTCTGTTCAGGCGTTCGACTTCACCATTTGCTCTGGGCCATAGTGGTGTGACTCTGCGATGAGTAAAACCAAGGTATGCTGAAAACCTAGCAAACTCATGACCATGAAATGGCGGGCCATTCTCTGTCTTCACTACATCAGGGACTCCTTGTCTAGCGAAAATCGCATCTAGCTTGGAATGGTTGCTTTGGATGAAGTAGAAGTAACGATTTCGACTTCGGGATAGCGACTGTATTCGTCAATAACTACGAGAAGATATTCTCCTGACGCATATGGGCCAGTGAAATCCACTGCAACTTCTTTCCATGGGGCAGAGGGTAGAGGTGTCATTTTCAGTGGTTCTTGTCTTTCTGCACCACTAGTGGTTGCTGCTTGTGTAGAGGAGTGaaatttaactttgtttttattgatccTTATTGCAATAGGATTTTTGCCAAAGTGGTTCCCCTAAAGTTACTGATTTTATAGGAGTGGCACCCCTGCATAGTTCCTTGACTTAGTTTACTCTTTACTTAATTAATGATGCGAGGCGCACCAGTCTATTGCTTTGTGTTCCACTGGCCACATGTGCTAGTGTGGGTCAGTGAGCAGCGATACAGCGTTGAGGACAGATCCAATTTCAAGTTTCCTCTTGTGTCCTCCAAAATTCTTAAAAGTTTGGACATCAAGTTGCTGTACTTCCCTGTTTGCTCAATAATTCTGGCTATTCATTATTTGTTCTGATTGTGCTTAGAGAGTAATTCGCTATTAGTGCTGTGTtgggtttttactttttttttatattttgtatttttgagttTAATCTGGAGTTAACATTTGCTCTGGCTTAAAGTAAATTCTTTTGGATTGTTCGAACATCAGTGGTCAAAGTTTAATTAAAAGTTCATAGTGTTGTTTCAGTGCAAAATTTAGTGTACTTGCCCCAGTTATTTAAGGAAAATCTGCGACTCGTCATTTAGATCTTCGGTCGTCAGTGCAATCCCTCTAGCTTTattagttttattcatttattttctaagTGTACCCATTTTCCGGGTTACACTTGGCATGGAATGCATTTTTTCACTTTGTCTTCCACCATACCGTCAATTCCCGGAAACCAAACTTTCTCTCGCAGGAATCCTTTTGTCTTCACGATCCCTTGGTGACTGGCATGAGCAAGATTTACAGCTTTGGATCTCAGTGATGTGGGCATGACTAAGCGATTGGCTCTCAGGATCACTCCATTGCAGATTGTTAGCTCGGATCGAATTGGTTTGAATGATCGCATGTCGATGTCATCCCAGTCGTTTGACTTTCCAGATTGAATAGTCTTCATCAGCCTTTGCATGACTTCATCAGCTGCGGTTTCTTGGCGAACTTCATCAAGGGTCATTGCTTTAGGAACAGCATTGTTGCAAATATAGTGCACATATTCTTCTGCAACAGATGTTTTTGGCGGCTTGTGTACTGGGTGTCGGCTTATGTAGTCTGCAGGATTTTCATCGTCTTTGCCTGGCTTGTACACAAGTTCATAGTTGTATGGCATGAGACGTAGACGCCATCGATCGATTCTGGGAGAAGTCTGTCTATAGCTTTTGAAGATACCCAGCAGTGGCTTGTGGTCAGTCAGAATTCGGAACTTAGCACCGTATACATAGAGGTGAAAATGCTCAACACCCCAAACTGCACCAAGCATTTCACGTTCCGTCTGGGAGTATCGTGATTCAACATCTGACAGAGTACGACTTCCATAGGAGACTACTCTTCCATCTTGGCATAGCATTGCACCTAGACCCACTGGACTTGCATCTACAATGATGTCGGTTTGTTTACGTGGATCGAAGTAGACCATTCTGCTTGAATCTGCTAGAACTTCTTTTAACTTTGTGAATGAATTGATTTCGTCTGGTCCCCACTTCCATTCTGCATCCTGGTGTGTAAGAATACGGAGGGGTGCAGTGAGTGTAGCGTAGTTAGGGATGAATCTGGACATATATGAAGCGAGACCAAGTAGAGATTTGACTTCCTTCTGGTTTGTCGGTGGCGGCGCATTTATGAGTGCATCGATCTTCTTTGGGTCAGGAGCGAGACCATCCTTGCTGAAGATATGCCCATAGAAGCGGACTTTGACTGGGCAAAATTGCACTTGTCTTTGTTGAGTTTTGCATTGTTACTCTGAAGTCTATCGAGTACCGCCTTGAGGTTTCTATCGTGCTCCAGTTTGTCTTTACCGTATACTATGATGTCGTCGGACATATTCTTGCATCCAGCAAGGCCTGTGAGGAGTTGTGATACGGCTGTTTGGAAGATTTCTGAAGCTGCGTTTACACCGAACATCAAACGCTTGTAGCGACGGAGACCGACATGAGTGCTAAAAGTTGTGACATGTCGTGCTTCGGGTGCGAGTTCAAACTGGTGATAGCCAGCAGTCATATCGAGTGTGCTGAATACGGATGCACCGTTCAAATCTGCTATGATGTCTTCTAGAGTAGGCATGGGGTGTCGCTCTCTCTTTATTGCTTTATTTGCTTGACGCATGTCAACACAAATTCTTACTGCTCCTGAGGGTTTCGGTACTACTACGATTGGACTGACCCATGGGGTAGGACCATCAATCTTTTCTATGATGTCCAGGTCTTCAAGTCTCTGGAGCTCTTTTTCCACGTCCTTTCGAGTGTGGAATGGAATGCGGCGATGCTTCTGTTGTTTTGGGAGCACATCTGGATCAATGTGGAGTTTGATTTGAACATCCTTGATTTTCCCAATGCCATCGAATAAGAAAGTATACTGGCTAAAGACGTTTTCATGGCCTGTTGTTTGTTCTGTTTTCTGCATCATCCGTTCTGGTGCTGACTGTATGTTACACGTAACATGATCGGTGTTAAGAGTGATTAACTTCAGTTGCTCTGCTGTTCTATACGAGAGTAGGTTACATGTGTCGGTGTCAACTACGTGAAAGTCTGCTGGACAAGATGTGGAACCGACAGTAACATCAGCAGAGAAAACACCGAGTACTGGCAAAGGTGTTGCAGTGCCGTATGAGAATACTTTGGATTTCGGCTTTCTCATCTGGAACGAATGATGATCTTGTTTGAGTAGATTGAATGACTTTGAATCAAGAACATTGACGGATGCTCCAGAATCTATCATGGCTGTCATGGTTGTATTGCCAATGTTCATCTGACAGGTAGGCAAGTTGGCAGAGTGGATAACAAAAGCACTTGCATGATTAGCGAATACGTAGCCTGCATCAGTCTCAGAGTTGTCATCATCTTGATCAACAGTGTGTATAGCTTCGTTGGCTTTTGCTGAGCGACAAACTGACGCAAAATGTCCCATTTTCTTACAGTGTCTACATTCTTTTCCGGTGGCTGGGCAGGTTGTTTTGTGTG of the Asterias rubens chromosome 3, eAstRub1.3, whole genome shotgun sequence genome contains:
- the LOC117288079 gene encoding uncharacterized protein K02A2.6-like, with the translated sequence MDNEIVSQIILSCQSQCLRRRALRETMTLDQLLTIGRSFETSEREADLVEAGRQEATYAVSDRGRPGNYKQSYPNHHDQRRPSKQHPSSGQQSQPQRRQPQQGNRNCWFCGGPFPHKTTCPATGKECRHCKKMGHFASVCRSAKANEAIHTVDQDDDNSETDAGYVFANHASAFVIHSANLPTCQMNIGNTTMTAMIDSGASVNVLDSKSFNLLKQDHHSFQMRKPKSKVFSYGTATPLPVLGVFSADVTVGSTSCPADFHVVDTDTCNLLSYRTAEQLKLITLNTDHVTCNIQSAPERMMQKTEQTTGHENVFSQYTFLFDGIGKIKDVQIKLHIDPDVLPKQQKHRRIPFHTRKDVEKELQRLEDLDIIEKIDGPTPWVSPIVVVPKPSGAVRICVDMRQANKAIKRERHPMPTLEDIIADLNGASVFSTLDMTAGYHQFELAPEARHVTTFSTHVGLRRYKRLMFGVNAASEIFQTAVSQLLTGLAGCKNMSDDIIVYGKDKLEHDRNLKAVLDRLQSNNAKLNKDKCNFAQSKSASMGISSARMVSLLTQRRSMHS